The DNA sequence CATGCTGCTGGGCGAGGGCGCGGGCTTCCTCGTGCTGGAGTCCGTGGCGCACGCGCAGGCGCGTTCGGTGACCCCGTGGGCGCTGTATCGCGGCGGTGGGTCCGCCAACGACGCGGCGAGCATGACCTCGCCCGACCCGAGCGCGGCAGGTGCGCGGCTGGCGATGCTTCGCTCGCTGGAGGACGCGGGCCTCGCTCCTGGCGACATCGGGCTCGTCAATGGGCACGGCTCGGCCACGCCGGTGAACGACCGCGCGGAGCGTGACGCGTTCAAGGCCGTGTTTGGTGAGGGGCCCGGGCCGCTCGTCTTCGCCACCAAGGGGAACTTCGGGCACACGCTGGGGGCCACGGGCGCACTGGAGGCCATCGCGCTCATCCTCGGGTTGCGCGAGCAGGTGGCTCCGCCCATCGCCGGGTTGGAGGAGCCGGATCCGGCGTTCCCCTTTCCGCTCCCCGTGGGCCGAGCGGTGCGCCATGCGGCGCGCTGCGGGCTGAGCCTGACGCTCGGCTTCGGGGGCTTCGACACCTCGCTCGTCTTCGAGGTTCCGCGATGAGTTCGCCATCCGTGGGACACGCCTCCATCGTGCTGCGCGGGAGCGCGTGCGTGAGTGGTGCGCGGCCGAATCCCTACGCCGCGCGAGTCAAGGGCACGGTGCGCTACGCCGACCCCATGTCCTGGTCCCTGGTGATGGCCATTGGCGAGGCCATTGCCCCGCTCGGCGATGACTTCCAGGCCTGGGCCACGCGCTGCTCGCTCATCCAGGTGGGGCCCGCGGGTCCGCCCGAGGCCATGGCCCAGGTAGCAAGCGACGCCCTGCGCGGCTTCGCCTCGCCCGTGCGCTTCCCCTCCGCGACGCCGAGCGCGCCCGCCGGATTGGCGTGCATCGTTCACGGCATTCGAGGGCCCACCCTGGCGTTGACCTTGCCGGTGGAAGAGGCGGTGACGCTGGCGCTGCACCTGTCCTCGGATTGGTTGTCGCGGGGCGTGGTGGAGGGCGCGCTCATCGCGGCGCCGCTGCCCTCGGGGGTGGGCGCTCCCACGGCGGGCTGTGTCCTCTTGGCGCGAGGAGAGGGGCCAGCGGTGGACGTGGCGCGCGTGACGCGTGCGCTCCGAGAGGGGACGGCGTTGCCATGAGCGAGCCCCTCTCGGAGTTGTCGGGTGTGCCCCTCGCGGTGCTTCAGCGCTTCGTGGATCGCATCCGCGACCTGACGGACTCCGAGACTCGGGGGACTCGCGTTCTCGAGCAGCTCGCCGCGACGTGGCGGGCGCGCGGCCTGCGCCCTGGCGAGGTCGTCCTCCTCGCGTTGCCCAACGGCGCGGAGCTGGTGGCGCAGGTGTTCGGTGTGCTGCTGGCGCGAGGTGTCCCCGCGCTGGTGTCTCCCGCGTCGCCGCAGGGCAGGCAGATGGCCTTGGTGGATGCGCTCCCCGCGCGCGCATTGGTGGCGATGCGGCGTCCGGCCGCGCAGGCCAGCCGGGTGGAGCGCTTCGAACTGGGAGCGGCCGAGGTCGCGCTGTTCCCAGATGAGCAGCCGCCCGGTGCCGAAGCGGGTGAGATGGTGCTCCTCACCTCGGGGACGTCGGGCTTCGCGAGCGGCTGTGTGTTCGACCTGTCGGCGCTGTTTCGCAACGCGCGCCGCCACGCGGACTCGGTGGGGCTTCGCGCCGGGGACACGGTGCTGGTGAACCTGCCACTCTACTTCTCCTACGCGATGGTCGCCCAGGTGTTTGGCGCGCTCGTGTGTGGCGCGGACCTGGTCATCAGCGGTCCGCCATTCCAGCCCGCCGCGTATGTGCGGACCTTGAGCGAGCACGCCGTCACGGTCTCCGCGCTGACGCCCATCCTGGTGCGCGCGCTGCTCCAGCGGGGCGAAGCCTTTCCCGAGGGCCTGCGCTCCCTGGGCGTGGGCGGAGACGTCCTCTCTCCGGAGCACGTGGCGGGGCTGCTGCGGCAGCGTCCTCGGGGCGAGCTGTATCTGACGTATGGATTGTCGGAGGCGGGGCCGCGCGTGGCGACGCTCTCGGCGCATGTGGAGCCCGCGCATCGCTTCGCTTCGGCGGGACTGCCGTTGCCAGGGACGCAGGTGTCCTTGGTTCCCCGCGTGCCGGAGGGGCAGAAGGAGTTGTACGTCGCCTCGGACACGGTGATGAAGCGCCGCATCGGCGTCGTGGAGGGAGAGAAGCGTCACTCGCTCCGCGCGCCGGGCCTGTTGGCCACGGGCGACATCTTCGAGCAGGACGACGACGGCTATCTCTACTTCCAGGGGCGGCTGTCGGACTTCCTCATCAAGGGCGGCGAGAAGATCTGCATGGCCTCCATTCGGAGGCTCGCCACCACGCTGCCAGGCGTGCTCACCGCGAGGACGCAAATCGTCGCGGGCGAGGAAGGGGATGACTACGACATGGTCCTGACGGTGGCGGAAGCCTCGGGGGCCACGGATGCGCTGGCGGGCGAAGTGTCTCGACTCTTGCGATTGGCGGAGCGACCGCGTCGCGTCCAGGTCGTTGCGGCGGATGGCGCCACGGCCTCTCTTCACAAGTAGAGACCGTGGCGCGCGAGGGGGCGGTGTTACTCCACGCCGCCAGGGGTCCACGTGCCCCACTTGCAGAGGTTGGTGGAGTTGACGCAGTAAGGCTCGGTCAGGCTGCCATTGCTGTTGAAGCCACCCAGGCAGCAGACCGTCCAGGGGCTGCCGCAGACTCCCGCGTGACAGATGGGGCGGCAGCCTCCATCCACGCAAGTCCATCCCGAACCACAGGTCCCGTTCGCGGTACACATGGGGAGTTGTTGAGTCGTCGAACTCAACGGCTCATCCGGCGTGAGCTCTGCCTCCGATGGGCCACACCCCACCGCGAACAATCCCATCGACAGCACCACGGCGATGAATCCTGAGCGCATGTGGACTCCTGCGAGTGAGATGGAAATGCCGCGGCCCGTTCCTATGGACACAGGTTTTGATTGCACCGCAGGAAGGTGGCGTCGCACTTCGCCTCAGCGGCTTCCGTGGTGGCATTGCTCAAACACCGCTGGTAGCTGCTGAAGCACGGCTCACAGGTGCTCATCTCCCGCACCTCCGAGGGCCCTCCCGTCTCATCTGGCGTGACGTCTCCCTCGGGGGAGACTCCACCTCCGCACCCGCACAGCAACGCCGCCGCCAGCACTCCCGTCAGAATGCTTCGCATGCATGCTCCTTGGTTTTGGAACGCTCGCCGGTGTTCGAGCCGTCAAAGCATACCACGAAACACTCTCAAGCTGGAGCGGCGTCAGGTCAGGCCATGCGTGGCTGTGATTTCGCGCGGAGGTGCGCTCGGACCCCTCGGTACAGGAGGACCCCGAGCGCAGACAGGGCGACCACGATGCCCATGGGGCGCAGCGCCATCCCGATGATGCGAGCAATGCCCGCCGTCATCCCCATCACGGACAGGGCTGCCGCGATGCACAGCGGGCACTTGGGGAGAAGCGCCACCAGCAACCCGAGCGTCAGGGAGACGAGGGACGCGCGCTTGCCACGGGGGCGCTCGTTACCGTCCATACTCGTCTCGGCGGCGCAACCAAGACATGGGGTGGCCCGAGGGATTCTCATCGCGTCCCTTGGGGAGCAGGTCGATGAGCTGATAGGCGGCGTTCACTCTCTCGATGCCGCGCGCGAAGGTCGAGTAGGTGTGGAAGACCGCTCCGCTGGAGTCCTTCGAGAACACGCTGAACCCAGGCATGTCGGGCTGGTTGTGCTGAAACGGGCTGTAGTTGTAGGTGGCCGTTCCGCGCGCGACGTCGTCGGGTGTGAAGGACACCTGGAAGTCGAAGTTGAAGGTGCTGTCGTGCGACGACACCCACTTGAAGCGCCAGCCCATGCGCTGCTGATACTTCTGGAGTTGCTCCAGGGGCGCCCGCGAGATGGCGAGGAACGTCGCGTCACGCGCTTGGACGTGGTCGAAGACTCCGTTGAAGGAGTCCGCCCAGAAGCTGCAGCTCTTGCACCCGACGTCCCACTCGGGCGCGAACATGAAGTGATAGACGATGAGCTGGCTGCGTCCGGCGAAGAGCTGGGAGAGCGTCTCGCGTCCGTTGGGGCCTTCGAACGCGTAGTCCGTCTCCACGCGGAGCCAGGGCATCTCTCGGCGAGCCGCGCTCAGCTCGTCGTTCATCTGCGTGAGGGCCTTCTCCTTGGCGAGGAGTTCCTTGCGCGCGGCCAGCCACTCACTTCTCGACTCTGTCTTGACGTGCATTGCGGTGAAACCTCCGCTGGGAAGTGACCGCTGATGTACCGAGGCGGAGCGTTCAGGAGGGAGTAACAAAACCGGCGGGCTTCCCAACCTCGGAGGGCTGGTCGAGGATGCGCGGCATGGATGGGGTCGTCACCGAGGCGGCAAGGGCACTGCGGGCGGGAGATCCGTTGGGCGCGCTCAAGCGCGTGGCCCTGCGCGAGGACGCGCAGGCACTGGCCCTCCGGGGCGTGGCGATGGCGCAGTTGGGGGACTTCTCCAAGGCGAGTCAGTTGTTGCGCCGGGCCGCGCGCGCATACGGCTCACGGGAGGTGCTCGCGCGGGCACGGTGTGCGCTGGCCGAAGCGGAGGTGGCGCTCGCGGCGCGTGAGCTGAAGGGGCCGGATCGGGCGCTTGCCGCCGCGCTGCGCACGTTCACGGAGCATGGCGACGCGGACAACGCGCGCTACGCCCGATTGCTCCAGGCGCGGCGCGCGTTGTTGTTGGGGCGCATCGACGAGGCTGCCCGGGCGCTCAAGGCGCTGGAGCCTCGGGGGGCCTCGGCGATGGCCGTGGCGGTGACAGGTCTGTTGGAGTTCGAGGTGGCGTTGCGCCAAGGGTCGGTATCGAACGCGCGTCGGGCCTTGGACCGAGGCTGGGCCGCCGCGACGCACGCGCGGATCCCCGCGCTTCGAGCGGAGTTCGAGCACGCCGAGCGACTCCTGGTGATGCCCGCCGCGAGGCTCCTGGAGAAGGGCAGTGCACGGCCGCTCGTCTTGAAGGACGTGGAGGCGGTGCTGGCCTCGGGGCAGTTCGTGGTGGACGGGTGTCGGCGTCTCGTGCGCCAGGGCCCGGACTCGGTCGCGCTGGCCTCCCGGCCGGTGCTGTTCGAATTGCTCCGAACCTTGGCGGAGGCCTGGCCGGGCGCGGCGGCGCGAGACGTGTTGATTGCGAATGCCTTCGCCGTGAGGACTGCGAACGCCACGCATCGGGCAAGGTTGAGGGTCGAGCTGGGACGGCTGCGTACGTTGTTGCGAGGGCTCGCCGAGGTTCGAGCGACGCCGGAGGGATACAGTCTGTCATTGGAGGGAACGCAAGAGGTGAGGCTCCTCGCGCCTCCTGTGGAGGGACCGGACGCGGCGGTATTGGCATTGCTGTCCGACGGGGAGCACTGGTCGACCTCGGCGCTCGCGCTCGCGCTGGGGGCAAGCCAGCGAACCGTTCAGCGTTCCTTGGTGGCACTGGAGGACTCTGGGCGGGTGCACCGACTGGGGCGCGGGCGTGCGCTGCGTTGGGGCGCGCCACCCGTCAGCGACTTCACGACCCTGCTCCTGTTGCCGGCGCTGCCCTGAGGGCAGGCACCGGCATGTCGGATTCATACAAGACGCAGGGGCGGCCAGAAGGGACAGTGGGGTGCATGCCGCGCTCCCTGCTGCTGTCCTGCATCTGTCTGATGACTGCGTGTGCCACGCCTCGTATTGAAAGGGCCTCCACCGTGCCGACCGACCCCAAGGCCGCTGCGCGACGCTTCTACGCGACGCTCGAAACCGCGATCCATACGGGCAATGTCTCGCTGCTCGATGACCTCCTGCTCCCGGACGTCATCGACCACAACCCGGATCCGAACATGAAGCCCGGGCGCGAAGGCATCAAGGCGGCGTTCGCGGGCCTCCGCGCGGCCTTCCCCGATGTGCGGTTCCAAGTGGAGGAGGTGTTCTCGGAGGGAGACAAGGTCGCGTGTCGCGTAACGACCCATGCGACGCACCGAGGCCCATTCCTGGGGTTCGCGGCGACCGGCCGCCCCATCGCCTACTCCGTCATCGACATCCTGCGATTCACCGCCGATGGCAGACTCATCGAGCGTTGGGGACTCGTCGACGAAGCCAGCCTGAGGCAACAGCTCAGCGCGGGTCCTGCTCCGGCCCACTGAACTCAACAGGTTCCCTCTCAGGGACGCCCTTTCGAATTCGCGGTGTCCGGCCTGACCTGATGTCGATGGGGATTGTTCCTGTGGACAGACTGTCAGTTCCTTTGGCTATGGGGGCATCTCGCCCCTGGTCTCTGGGGCCTCAATTCCAAAGGGAACCTGTGATGAAGCACTGTGGGGTGGCAGTGCTCTTGCTGCTCTCTGGCTGTGCGCCTGGGAGCCGCTACGTGCAGCAGGGCATGGGGAAGAGGTTCGGTCGAGACGCGAATGGGGCCGTCTGGGTTCGTGGCCCATGGCCAGAAATTCAGCCATCCACCGATGTGGATGACGTCATTGATCAACTGTGTCCAGCCATCATGAGACTTCCCAATGCAAGGGATGGTGATTGGGGGCAGGAGTACTGGGGTGCCCTCTATTCACTGGGCGACGGTATCTACTCCGCGAGCTATGGATCTCCTCTGGGCCCGTCGGTCTTGGTGGGAGCCTCGAAGCGCAAGCAGTGCAGTCCTCCACGGGCCGTGCTCGACTCGCGTGGGAGGACAATGCCCCTTGGCGACTTTCACAGTCATCCCTGGGCGCCCTCGGAGATGTCATCCGAAGATCGGAGGAAGGAGCTTCAGCGCTTCGTCATCCGGATCCAGTTCGATACGTCCTGTCGCGTCCTGAAACTGGTCCCCTATGTCAATGAGTCGAGGCCTGGAGAGGTGTACGTCCGTGATGGACGGAAGTGGGTCCTGATTGGACACAGTCGGAACGAAGACAAGGCGAGTGGGCGCATAACGTCCATCGATGAGCGATAGGTTTCGAGGTCGCATGATGCCCCGCGCTGCGCTGCTGTGGCTCGTGCTGTTGTCCGGGTGTTCGCTCTTCCGTGGCGCGCCTCGGCCCGTTCACGCGCCCGCTGAAGAGGCTGCGAAGGTCCAGTTCCCTCGCGACCTTCCGCGAGAGGGACTCCTGGAGGTGCCCGGTCCGATAGCGGCCGCCATCAGCCTCGCCATGGAGGACTTTCGGCCACTCGGGACGAAGCCTCACGCGGGGGCCACGCCACTCGAGCAGTGCCTGTATCGCCGAGAGGCGTTCGATGTGGCCGCTGCGCCCGGGCCTGAGGGCATCGTCTACGTTCAGTTCTCCTTCAGCCCGAGCCACTGCGCAGAACACGAGCGAGACATCGTCCTGGACATGGGCGCCACGTATGCCGTGGACGTCCGGACGTGGCGCATCCTGGCGGTCCAGAGATAGGGCCGCGATTCGCGCCAACTTTGTTACTTCCTCCGTCGTGGTGCCTCGGTTAGATGGGGCCGAGGAGCGCCCAATGGACAAGCCCCGCGACGACGAGGACACGCAGCCGGCCGAACTCCTTCGCGAGTACGGCCCCTTCTCCGGGCCCCCCTTCGTTCATGGCGTCACCCACGATGGCGAGCATGTCTGGTTCGCCAACGGCGAGTCACTTCGCGCCATGGACCCCGTGACGGGCAACCTGGAGCGCTCCTTCACCGTTCCCTGCGACGCTGGCACCGCGTTCGATGGCGAGCACCTCTTCCAACTCGGCGAAGGGTGCATCCGGAAGCTCGACCCCAAGACGGGCCGGGTCCTCAAGACCTTGCCCGCTCCAGGCCAGGTCCAGGCCTCGGGCCTCGCCTGGGCCGAAGGCTCGCTCTGGATGGGGCAGTACCGGAGCCGCACCATCCTTCAGGTGGATCCAGAGACCGGCGCGGTCCTGCGCACCCTCCAGTCGAATCGCTTCGTCACCGGCGTGACGTGGGTGGACGGCGAGCTGTGGCACGGCACCTGGGAGGACGGCGCGAGCGAGATTCGCCGCATCGACCCCGATGACGGCCGCGTGCTCACCCGCTTGTCCATGCCCGAGGGCAAGAACGTCTCAGGGCTCGAATCCGACGGCCGAGACACGTTCTACGCAGGCGGCGGCGCGAGCGGAATGGTGCGCGCCGTGAAGCGCCCCTCGCGCCCTCGCCGCTGAAGCCGGAGTGACGCCTGCGTCCTCGTGGGCGCGGCGCCTGCGCCAGGGGACGGAGCGAGCGCCTGACGAGCGGCCTGCCCGTCGTTGCGTGGGCGAGTGCCCGCTCCCAGCATCAGCTCCATCACACGTCTCGGCCCTGCGCGGGCGGCTGAGCGCTCGAATGTTCCCGCTGCTCGCTCCTTCCGGGGCCTCGTCATGGCGCGGCTTCGGAGGTCACGGAGGAACCGTCCAGGATGGGCACCCAGGTGCTGCCTCGACACAGGGCTCGGTCCGGGCGTGTCTCCCGGGCTCGGGCCTCCGTCCTCTCTCCGTTCCGTGGGTGGGTGCGCCATCGGTTGGGGTTCCAGACCTTGCTCGGCGCGGGCGTGGGCGCCTTCCTGGGCGTCCTCCTCGTGAATCCTCCCGGCCCCGTGGCCCGCGTGCTGAGCGGAGTGGCGTGGCAGGCGACCGCTCCCGAGGCGCGGCAGATGCTCTCCACCGTGCTGGGCATCGCGCTGACCTCGCTGAGCATCGTCCTCTCGCTGTCGATGATTGTCGTGCAGAGCGCGGCGGGGCAGTACTCCCCGCGCTTGCTGCGCCACTTCGTGCACGGCGTGGGCTTTCGCTGGGTCATCCCCGTCTTTGTCGCCACCAGCGTCTTCTGTCTGGTGTCGGCCCACATGTTCGGGTTCATCGAGACCGATGCGCGTGCGCCTCGCCCAGCGCTCGCCGTGGCGCTCCTGCTGCTCGTCGTCTGCGAGGTCGCGCTCATCGCGCATGTGCTGCACATGCTCCAGCTCATGCGCGTGGAGAACCTGACCCGGCTCGTGCGCGAGGACACGTTGGAGGTGGCTCGGAAGCTCGAACTCTTGCGCGTGGATGACGTGGAGCCGCCACCTCCCGCCAGTCCGCGCCCGCGTGGAGCGTGGTCCCTGCGGAGCCCACGCGACGGCTTCATCGCCACCGTCGATGCACATGCGCTCCTGGCCGTGGCCGAGTCACACCGGCTGATGGTCCATCTGGAGCGCGCCGTAGGGGAGCCGGTGGTGCAAGGAGAGGCCCTCGGCTGGGTCGAAGAGGAAGGCCCGCCGGCGCGACGCGAGGAGCCCTCGTCCCGGCTGCTTCACGCCATTCGGTTGGACCATTGGCGAGACGGCGACATGGACATCGCCTTGGGCGTGCGCCAGTTGGTGGACGTGGCGGTCAGGGCGCTGTCCCCTGGCGTCAACGACCCGTACACCGCGGTCGAAGCCGTGGATCAACTGACGTTCCTCCTGTGTTCGTTGAGTCAGCTGCGGCTGGGGCGCCGGGTGCTGGCGGATTCAGCGGGAGTCCCTCGGGTCTACCTGCAGGGACTCTCCTTGGGGGACTACCGGGAGTTGGTCACCGACCCGACCCTGCGCTACGGCGCCAGCGAGCCCGCCGTGGTGCTGCGGCTGCTGCGAATGGTGGCGGCCATGGGGCAGCGCTCGCGTGAGGCCTCGGAGCGCGAGGCGACTCCGGACGTGTTGCGGTCCATCCTCGCGGCCGCCGAGCAGGCAAGCCCCGGCGCGCCCTGGCTGCCGCTGTTGCACCGGCATGCGCAGGCATTGTTGAGCGCGCTCCAGGGCGCGCCCTGGCCGCCCATCCCAGCCATCGGCTTCTGAGCAC is a window from the Myxococcaceae bacterium JPH2 genome containing:
- a CDS encoding coronafacic acid synthetase; this translates as MSSPSVGHASIVLRGSACVSGARPNPYAARVKGTVRYADPMSWSLVMAIGEAIAPLGDDFQAWATRCSLIQVGPAGPPEAMAQVASDALRGFASPVRFPSATPSAPAGLACIVHGIRGPTLALTLPVEEAVTLALHLSSDWLSRGVVEGALIAAPLPSGVGAPTAGCVLLARGEGPAVDVARVTRALREGTALP
- a CDS encoding acyl--CoA ligase; protein product: MSEPLSELSGVPLAVLQRFVDRIRDLTDSETRGTRVLEQLAATWRARGLRPGEVVLLALPNGAELVAQVFGVLLARGVPALVSPASPQGRQMALVDALPARALVAMRRPAAQASRVERFELGAAEVALFPDEQPPGAEAGEMVLLTSGTSGFASGCVFDLSALFRNARRHADSVGLRAGDTVLVNLPLYFSYAMVAQVFGALVCGADLVISGPPFQPAAYVRTLSEHAVTVSALTPILVRALLQRGEAFPEGLRSLGVGGDVLSPEHVAGLLRQRPRGELYLTYGLSEAGPRVATLSAHVEPAHRFASAGLPLPGTQVSLVPRVPEGQKELYVASDTVMKRRIGVVEGEKRHSLRAPGLLATGDIFEQDDDGYLYFQGRLSDFLIKGGEKICMASIRRLATTLPGVLTARTQIVAGEEGDDYDMVLTVAEASGATDALAGEVSRLLRLAERPRRVQVVAADGATASLHK
- a CDS encoding thioredoxin family protein — its product is MHVKTESRSEWLAARKELLAKEKALTQMNDELSAARREMPWLRVETDYAFEGPNGRETLSQLFAGRSQLIVYHFMFAPEWDVGCKSCSFWADSFNGVFDHVQARDATFLAISRAPLEQLQKYQQRMGWRFKWVSSHDSTFNFDFQVSFTPDDVARGTATYNYSPFQHNQPDMPGFSVFSKDSSGAVFHTYSTFARGIERVNAAYQLIDLLPKGRDENPSGHPMSWLRRRDEYGR
- a CDS encoding helix-turn-helix domain-containing protein, which encodes MDGVVTEAARALRAGDPLGALKRVALREDAQALALRGVAMAQLGDFSKASQLLRRAARAYGSREVLARARCALAEAEVALAARELKGPDRALAAALRTFTEHGDADNARYARLLQARRALLLGRIDEAARALKALEPRGASAMAVAVTGLLEFEVALRQGSVSNARRALDRGWAAATHARIPALRAEFEHAERLLVMPAARLLEKGSARPLVLKDVEAVLASGQFVVDGCRRLVRQGPDSVALASRPVLFELLRTLAEAWPGAAARDVLIANAFAVRTANATHRARLRVELGRLRTLLRGLAEVRATPEGYSLSLEGTQEVRLLAPPVEGPDAAVLALLSDGEHWSTSALALALGASQRTVQRSLVALEDSGRVHRLGRGRALRWGAPPVSDFTTLLLLPALP
- a CDS encoding ester cyclase — its product is MPRSLLLSCICLMTACATPRIERASTVPTDPKAAARRFYATLETAIHTGNVSLLDDLLLPDVIDHNPDPNMKPGREGIKAAFAGLRAAFPDVRFQVEEVFSEGDKVACRVTTHATHRGPFLGFAATGRPIAYSVIDILRFTADGRLIERWGLVDEASLRQQLSAGPAPAH
- a CDS encoding glutamine cyclotransferase — translated: MDKPRDDEDTQPAELLREYGPFSGPPFVHGVTHDGEHVWFANGESLRAMDPVTGNLERSFTVPCDAGTAFDGEHLFQLGEGCIRKLDPKTGRVLKTLPAPGQVQASGLAWAEGSLWMGQYRSRTILQVDPETGAVLRTLQSNRFVTGVTWVDGELWHGTWEDGASEIRRIDPDDGRVLTRLSMPEGKNVSGLESDGRDTFYAGGGASGMVRAVKRPSRPRR
- a CDS encoding DUF2254 domain-containing protein, giving the protein MGTQVLPRHRARSGRVSRARASVLSPFRGWVRHRLGFQTLLGAGVGAFLGVLLVNPPGPVARVLSGVAWQATAPEARQMLSTVLGIALTSLSIVLSLSMIVVQSAAGQYSPRLLRHFVHGVGFRWVIPVFVATSVFCLVSAHMFGFIETDARAPRPALAVALLLLVVCEVALIAHVLHMLQLMRVENLTRLVREDTLEVARKLELLRVDDVEPPPPASPRPRGAWSLRSPRDGFIATVDAHALLAVAESHRLMVHLERAVGEPVVQGEALGWVEEEGPPARREEPSSRLLHAIRLDHWRDGDMDIALGVRQLVDVAVRALSPGVNDPYTAVEAVDQLTFLLCSLSQLRLGRRVLADSAGVPRVYLQGLSLGDYRELVTDPTLRYGASEPAVVLRLLRMVAAMGQRSREASEREATPDVLRSILAAAEQASPGAPWLPLLHRHAQALLSALQGAPWPPIPAIGF